Proteins encoded by one window of Amaranthus tricolor cultivar Red isolate AtriRed21 chromosome 4, ASM2621246v1, whole genome shotgun sequence:
- the LOC130811230 gene encoding 5'-adenylylsulfate reductase-like 4 — translation MRRFWGVFVVVVILGGIIWGGKARVSELGYCPAVSITDAILGFPDSICDLHHPYNIAVIEGDEAVLQKALHLVYSLSQDYVAVLFYASWCPFSRNFRPSFATLSSLYPSIPHFAIEESAVRPSILSKYGVHGFPTLFLLNSTMRVRYRGSRSLGSLVAFYSDVTGIKGDPRDRLPLEKIEHLSNLASNDNNEAENCPFSWARSPENLLRQETYLALATAFVLLRLLYLFFPFLVEVGRSTWRKHVQHFRLTTILEHPLRYLNRTQQLFSFVKDPYKGSNFQEGAINARVWASKSLASAVAIGDASTSRGVMLNASH, via the exons ATGAGGAGGTTTTGGGGTGTATTTGTAGTTGTAGTAATTTTGGGTGGAATAATTTGGGGCGGCAAAGCTAGGGTTTCTGAGTTGGGTTATTGTCCAGCTGTTTCAATTACTGATGCGATTTTAGGGTTTCCTGATTCTATATGTGATCTTCATCATCCTTACAATATTGCTGTTATTGAG GGAGATGAAGCAGTTTTGCAGAAGGCACTGCATCTGGTGTACAGTCTCAGTCAGGACTATGTAGCTGTCCTGTTTTATGCTTCGTGGTGCCCCTTCTCTAGGAACTTCAGACCAAGTTTTGCAACTCTCTCTTCCCTGTATCCGTCAATTCCTCATTTTGCAATTGAAGAATCAGCCGTCAGGCCAAG CATATTGTCAAAGTACGGAGTGCACGGCTTTCCTACTCTCTTTCTTTTGAATTCTACCATGCGGGTTCGCTATCGTGGTTCTCGCAGCCTCGGTTCACTTGTTGCCTTCTATAGTGATGTTACTG GCATAAAAGGTGACCCAAGAGATCGTTTACCACTAGAGAAAATCGAACATTTGTCTAATCTTGCAAGCAACGACAATAATGAAGCAGAAAATTGCCCATTCTCATGGGCAAGATCCCCCGAGAACCTTCTTCGGCAGGAGACATATCTAGCTTTGGCGACTGCTTTTGTTCTACTGAGGTTGTTGTACCTGTTTTTCCCGTTTCTAGTTGAAGTTGGTCGTTCTACTTGGAGAAAACATGTGCAACATTTCAGGTTAACAACCATATTGGAGCACCCTCTACGTTACTTGAACAGAACACAACAATTGTTCAGTTTTGTTAAGGATCCTTACAAGGGAAGTAACTTTCAAGAAGGCGCGATAAATGCTAGGGTATGGGCTTCGAAGTCACTAGCTTCAGCGGTTGCCATCGGTGATGCAAGCACAAGCAGAGGCGTGATGTTGAATGCGAGTCACTAA